The region ctctcccAGGAACCAAATACTATCCTCGTGTCCCAGCCCCCATTCCGCGGCCCGCGATCATCCACCGCCCAGCGACTGCCCCCGCTGCACCCAAGGCAACCGACTTCTTCGAGTACTCTTTTCCGTACAACTTCGAATCTGATTACCAGCATGGTCAAGACCAAAGACAGGAGGGCCAAGTCGTCAGCCGCGGATGCAGGTGGTACATCCGCCACTTTTTGTGGCGCACGATTAGGTGGCGCCGTTGAGGGCCTCAGGCCCATACACAACACCGACACAGGGGTGGATATGGCATTGTAGGCCTCAGGATACCCTGTGACCATCTGGAATAACAGGAAAGAAATCATTTTGGCGCCCCAAGCTAGGTCATAGATGCTAGCATATGGCAATGAAAAAGTGTTTTTGATGGATACGAAGATACAAAATATGAGTGAATGCATGATGTAATGTAGTAGGTTGCTATACTTTAGCAGTTGATTGATCTCTACCAAAATCCTCTAAAAGGTAGGGTTGTAGAATATAATAGTGTTACATAGAGAGGATTCTACTTGAGATATCCTGCTGTCTTCCTCAAATCTGACCATCACGTCCCTGCTCCATGCTGCTGCCCCTGGGTGTAACAGCCAAAGGCATCTCAAACAGACCCGTGTGCGCACCGTCAAGCTCCAGTGGCCCACTAAGGCCCTCCTTCTGGCCGGGGACAGGCTCTTTGATGCTGCTGctatcttcttcttcctgcTCGATGACGATGCTTAGGACGTGTGGGTAGGGCGCGTTGGAGGCGCCGGCGTAGTTGGCAGTCATCGTGGTGATTTCCTCGGTGCTGCGCAATTGCGGGATGAAGGGGCTCATGGGGCCATTGCTGCTGCCAATACTGCCTCGTGTCCAGCTTGGTTGGCGGGTTCGGTGAATAGGTTCCATTGGATTGAATTCCTCGCCATACGTTGATGCTGCATCGTCGGGTGTCTTAGACGCGATTTGCTGAACAACGCGCAACTTCCTCTTCAGGCGCCGGATGTACCAGCCTAGACCGAGGAAGGCGGAAACCAGCATGAACATGAAGCCGGCTGCTAGTCCAGCTTTTGCGCCATCGGAGAGGAGGCCTGATTGCGAAATTGGAGGAACAGGCGAGTCTGTAGACACTGGTGTCGGGGTGGCTTCTCGCATGGGAGGGACGCTGGGTGTGGGGGAGACCAAGGCGGAATCTGTAGGCTGCGGGAATGAGCTCGTCTTTGTCCGTGATAGTATGGTCGAAGGAGATCCTGTACATCCTGGACATGCTGGAGAACCTGTGCGTGTCGCGACTGTGACAGTTGGAACTGTGTTTGCGACGGTGGATGACGTGACATCCGGACCAAGAGTCTCTACCTTTCTACTCGATACACTGGTCACCAAGATCACTTGCCGACTGACTCCATCCCTCAGTACTTCTTGGCAGCCCCGTGATACTTTTGCAAAGGCATCGTCCTGCTCAGCCTTGTCGCATCCTTGTGATATGCACGCCGAGGCTGTCTGAAGAAGATTCCCTGCTGCACAGTGACAATCAAAGTCTGTGTCGTCTACACAGCCATCGTGGAGTATATGCTTGAGGAAGCACGAAAGTGCACACGAGGGGAGATTGAGCGAGTCGAGCGATACATCTGACTGGCGAGTGAGCATCGCTTGTGGTAGCGCATAGGCTTCGTGAAGGCATGCGACGAGTGTGAGGATATGTAAGATAGCGCTCCAGAGTGACCATCTTGATGA is a window of Pyrenophora tritici-repentis strain M4 chromosome 2, whole genome shotgun sequence DNA encoding:
- a CDS encoding CFEM domain containing protein — translated: MSTSYSSRWSLWSAILHILTLVACLHEAYALPQAMLTRQSDVSLDSLNLPSCALSCFLKHILHDGCVDDTDFDCHCAAGNLLQTASACISQGCDKAEQDDAFAKVSRGCQEVLRDGVSRQVILVTSVSSRKVETLGPDVTSSTVANTVPTVTVATRTGSPACPGCTGSPSTILSRTKTSSFPQPTDSALVSPTPSVPPMREATPTPVSTDSPVPPISQSGLLSDGAKAGLAAGFMFMLVSAFLGLGWYIRRLKRKLRVVQQIASKTPDDAASTYGEEFNPMEPIHRTRQPSWTRGSIGSSNGPMSPFIPQLRSTEEITTMTANYAGASNAPYPHVLSIVIEQEEEDSSSIKEPVPGQKEGLSGPLELDGAHTGLFEMPLAVTPRGSSMEQGRDGQI